In Planococcus shixiaomingii, the DNA window ATGCATTCTGCAAGTTCAAACACAGCTTCTGGCGCTTGATCGAAAACTGTTATAATAAATTCTTCTCCGCCAAAACGGGAGACGTGGCAATTTGCATCAGCAGTACAGCTTTTTATCTGTTGTGCGACCAGATGAAGCACTCTGTCCCCTTCGAAATGCCCATAGTTATCATTAAAAAGTTTGAAATCATCAATATCGAGCATAATAAAAGAAAGCGTTCTTTTCGAAGCGGGCAATTGCATGGCCTTGTCAATGTATTGCCGCATTCCTCTGCGGTTTGGAAGGTTTGTGAGCTCATCCAACGTTGCCAACTTTTTAAGCTGGACGTTCGCTTCTTTCAGCTCACGATTTATTTCTTCCTTTTCGTTAATGATCTGTGCTAGATTTTCATTTGTTTCAGTCAAAAGCAAACTGTTATAGAAGCTTGTTATGCTGCTGTGATAAAGCATTCTGGACCCTAGCCAGCAAAAGAATAAAAAAAGAGAAAGATTGACGTAATGGCCTATTAAGACGGCTTCGGAAAATTGGAAAAAAGGTAGTCCAATAACCAATAAAACGACAGGTACGGAATACACTTGCAGAAGTTTTTTATTGGAAGCATGAAAAAAAATGGCCACGCTCATGAAGTTCACAGCACAAGCCATAAGGCTGCCGTATTCTTCTTGTGCCCTCAATGTGACCACTACTCCCCAAATCAGAAAGAAAAAAATGAATCGCATCAGAGTTCTGCAAAACTCTCTTTCCTGTTTTGCAGCAGGTATTTTCTGTTTTTCATAATGCCGAATGTACAACAGCATCAATGCGCTTATAACCAGCAAAACAACACTCATGAAAAAATAGAAATCACTTGTTATGAAGAGTGTTGACGTATAACTTAAGAGGATATTGAATACAATAAGGACAGACTGAAAAAAGATCACAAGTTTCACCAAAAGCTTGCATCTTTGAATGTTGTCTATTAATAAATAATCTTCCAGCAAACTTTCTTTACCGAAAGAATTTACCGATTGTTTTCCACTAAAAAAATAGGTCATTTTAGATGACTGATTCATTTCCTTACCCCACATACATATTAAAATAAGCACAAAGTATTACATTAGTTTATCATTCCCCTTTCATTTATCCTAATAAACTTTTACTTTTTATTCCCAAAAACACTATCTATCTAATTAACAGGATTTTGTTATATTAATACAGTAAAATTATTAGTGGACCGAAATAAGTTAATAAGGAGAGCAGAATGTGAGTAAACGCCATCCAAAACTATGGACTAAAGATTTTATTTTTGTTTCAGGAGTCAATTTTTTCTTAACCTTGGTCTTTTATTTGTTGATAGTTACTATTGCTGTCTATGCTGTGGATGAATACAATGCTTCAACGAGCCAAGCAGGATTAGCTGCAGGAATCGCGATTATCGGAACATTGTCAGGACGTCTGTTGATTGGCCGTTCAGTTGATCAAATTGGCAGTAAAAGAGTATTGGTTGGGGGTCTTATTTTATTCACTTTAACCACGCTTTTGTATTTTCTGAATTTAAATTTGCCATTTCTGCTGTTGACCCGTTTTCTCCATGGCCTGGCTTTGGGAATTGCCAGCACTGCTTGCGGAACCATTGTGGCGCAAGTTATTCCAGCGGCCCGAAAAGGAGAAGGGATTGGCTATTTCAGTATGAGTAACACTCTTTCTGCGGCGCTCGGGCCATTCATCGGCATTTATATGAGCCAGCATGCCAGTTTCCAATTGATTTTCGTCCTTTGTTTGGTTTTAGGACTTTTCAGTTTAGTTGCCGCCTTTTTTGTAAAACAACCTTTGCTTGCCCCTCTACCAGCGAGTGAAGAAACAAAAGGATTTAAACTGTCCCAATTCGTGGAACCAAAAGCAGTGCCGATTGCAATCATTACGTTGGCCATCTCTTTTTGTTATTCCAGCGTACTGTCGTTCATCAATTTTTATGCCAGTGAAATCGATTTGGTTAATGCAGCAAGTTTTTTCTTTATAGTTTATGCCGCAGTAATCTTAGTAACGCGCCCCATCACCGGCCGTTTGCTGGATGTGAAAGGCGCAAACTACGTTATGTATCCCGCTTTTCTTGCCTTAGCGGCGGGACTGTTGCTTCTTAGCACAGTGAACACTGGCGTAACGTTACTTTTGTCAGCCGCCCTCATCGGCCTTGGATTTGGTAATATGCAATCCTGTACACAGGCCATTGCGGTTAAATTGACGCCGCCGCACCGAATGGGACTTGCCACATCGACTTTCTTTATCTTTTTAGATGCCGGCATCGGATTTGGACCTTACATACTGGGACTCATCATTCCTTCCACTGGTTATCGTGAAATGTATGTCATTCTCAGCGTTTTCGCTTTGGCGACTGCTGTTTTATATTATTTCCTCCATGGCAAAAAAGAACAGGCAAAAATCGCCGCTGCTTAGGTTTGTTAAAGGGAAAGCGCAACATACAAAAAAGGGCTCTTCTTTTGAGAAGAAGCCCCTTTTTGTATGCTTTTTAACGTATCAGCTGTTTCACCAATTCTTGATTTCGTTTTTTAAATATTTCGTTATGTGAAGACACCATGGCGACGCCAAAAGCATCCGGCTGGATGTATTGTTTCGCTTTATTGACTGCATTGGCAGCGTCTTGGAAAGTGCCGGCAATCAAATTCAGCTTCCCCGGATGCTGCAAGATATCACCTGCCGCGTAAAGCCCGGGAACCGATGACTCGCTGTTTGCGTTGCCGGCAATGTAATAGCCATCCGAAATTTCGACAGCAAGGGGGCTTTCTTCAAGCAAACTTATATCCCGTTCATAGCCATGATTGATAATTACTTCATCGATCGGTATGTGCATCACTTCTCGGCTTTCCTGATGGGTCAGTTCTACAAACTCGATGGCATCGCGGTCACCGGATGCAATCAATCTTGTAATCGTAGAATTCAAAAAGCAGCTCACTGAGCTGTTCATCAGCTGTTTGACTTGCGCTTCGTGACCTGCGAGCTCACTTTTACGGTATGTAATATAGACTTGTTTGGCAATCGGTTCCAGTTCGTTTGCCCAATCAATTGCTGAATTCCCGCCTCCTGAAATCAAAACCGTTTTGCCTATAAACCGCTCTAAAGATTTGACGGTGTAATTCAGGTTAGCCACTTCAAAACGTTCGGCTCCTTCAATTTCCAATTTCTGCGGATTGAGAATCCCACCCCCAACAGCGACAATGACCGTTTTTGACAAATGAACCTGGCCGGATGAACCTGCCAATTCGAAAAGTCCCTCTTCGTTTCGGCTGATCGTTTCCACTTTCTCATTGAGAACTACTTCCGGGTTGAACGTCAAACCTTGCTCGACGAGCTGGTCAATCAGTTTCGAGCCTTGAATCGGCGTCTGTCCGCCTACATCCCAAATCATTTTTTCCGGGTACACATGAATCTTCCCGCCAAGCTGGGGCTGGTATTCTATCAGCTTTGTCTTCATTTCCCTCAGTCCACTGTAAAAAGCCGAATAAAGACCGGCTGGCCCTCCTCCAATAACCGTTACATCAAACACTTCTGTCCTCGCCATTTCTTTAACACCCCATTTTTCCGATTCTTATTGACAATGATTCTCAATTTCATTTATAGTATTGATTATAGCGAAATTGATAATCATTATCAATTAAAGTTCGTCATTAATTTTTTAGAAAGGAGTTTTGCTGATGGTGCGCCTCTTTACAAAAGAGTTGAATGTCGGCTATGGAGATCGGCTGATTGTAAAAGATTTGAGCGTTGAAATCCCGGATAAAAAAATCACCACGATCATCGGTTCGAACGGCTGCGGAAAATCGACGCTGTTAAAGGCAATTACCCGAATCATTTCTCAGCAATCAGGGGCTGTGGTTCTGGACGGCGGCAATATTGCACAAGAAAGCACAAAATCACTTGCGAAGAAAATGGCCATACTTCCTCAAACGCCTGAAAGCGCGAACGGCTTGACAGTCGGTGAGCTGGTCTCTTACGGACGCTTTCCCTATCAGAAAGGGTTTGGCCGGCTGACTAAAAAAGACCACGAAATCATCAATTGGGCTTTGGATGTGACCGGCACACAATTTTTCAAATATCATCCCGTTGATGCACTTTCAGGCGGGCAGCGGCAGCGTGTCTGGATTGCCATGGCACTCGCACAAGAAACCGATATGATTTTCCTGGATGAACCGACCACTTACCTGGACATGGCCCATCAGTTGGAAATACTTGAGCTGCTGCAGAAACTGAACAAAGAACAAGAGCGGACCATCATCATGGTGCTTCACGACTTGAACCAGGCCGCCCGCTTCGCAGACCACATTATCGCCATGAAAGACGGAGCTATCATCAAGGCCGGCACTTGCCACGAAGTCATCACCCAGCCTGTACTAAAAAAAGTGTTTCGGATCGATGCTGAAATCGGGCTTGATCCAAGAACAAACAAACCAATGTGCATCACTTATAACTTAATCAGAGGAGCTTAATCACATGAAAAAATACATATTGCCTTTACTATTATTTGTCGTTCTACTGCTTGCGGCTTGCAGCAACGGGTCCACAGCTACAGAAGCTGAAGCTAAAGATAAGGATGCCAAATCCGATACCATCACCTACCAATCTGAAAATGGGCCGGTCGAAGTCCCAGCAGACCCGCAACGCGTAGTTGTATTGTCTTCTTATACAGGAGATGTACTATCGCTTGATGTCCCTCTAGCCGGAGTGGATTCTTGGGCGAAAAACAATCCGCGCTTCAAGGAAGAATTAGCAAATGTTGCAGAAGTAAATGATGCAGACTTGGAAAAAATCCTTGAACTTGAACCTGATTTGATCATCGGCGGATCAACCATCAATAACATTGACAAATTGAACGAAATTGCCCCTACTGTAACATTTACGTACGGCAAACTGGATTACTTGTCTCAGCATTTGGAAATTGGCAAGCTATTGAATAAAGAAAAGGAAGCTCAAACATGGATTGAAGACTTCCAAAAACGCGCACAAGAAGCCGGAGAACAAATCCGCGCTGAAATTGGAGAAGATACTACTGTTTCCGTAATTGAAAACTTTGAGAAACAGATCTACGTTTTCGGAGATAACTGGGGACGAGGAACCGAAATCCTTTACCAGGAAATGAAATTGAAAATGCCTGAAAAAGTTGAAGAAATGGCTTTGAAAGATGGCTATTACGCTTTGTCACAAGAAGTTCTTCCTGACTATATGGGAGATTATGTGATTTTCAGCAAAGACAGCGAACAAGATAATTCGTTCCAGGAAACTGATCTTTATAAAAATACAGAGGCTGCCAAAAATAGCCACGTATTTGAAGCGAATGCAAAAGAATTTTATTTCAATGATCCCATTTCATTGGAATACCAATTGGAATTCTTCATCGAAAAATTCACAAGCAAGTAATGTAACGGAGAGGAATTCTGCATATGGAATTCCTCTTATTCTATGATAGAAATGATGATGCGTGATGTTCTCTAAAACTCCAATCTCTATAAAATTTGGGCTGAGTGTGCTTTTGTTCATTTTGATGTTTGTTATGTCCATTACGTTTGGAGCCGCGGACATCGGTTTAAAAGATGTCTGGCTATCCCTGTTTTCCGCCTCTTCAAACGACAGCATAGCCGTCATCCGGGAAATCCGGCTGCCGCGTGAAGTTGCCGCCATTTTCGTCGGTGCCGCTCTTGCAGTGTCCGGCGCAATGATGCAAGGCTTAACTCGCAACCCTTTGGCAGATCCCGGATTACTCGGATTAACCGCAGGAGCGAATGCCGGCCTTGCCTTGACGCTTGCTTTTATCCCCTCCGCCAATTATTTCGGCATCATGATTGCCTGTTTCTTAGGCGCTGCACTTGGAGCAGCTATGGTCTTTGGACTCGGAGCGGCAAAACGCGGCGGCTTTTCTCCGCTGCGCATTGTATTGGCAGGAGCTGCGGTGTCCGCATTTTTAACAGCCGTCGCTGAAGGAACCGGCATCTATTTTAAACTCTCAAAGAACGTTTCCATGTGGACGGCTGGAGGCTTGATCGGCACGTCGTGGGGCCAGCTGAAAATCGTTGTCCCTTTTATCGTCTTTGGGCTTGTCATTGCGGTAGTGTTGTCAAGGCAGCTGACTATCCTTAGTTTGAGCGAAGAAGCTGCTATTGGGCTTGGCCAAAAAACTGCACAAGTGAAAGCGCTGTTGTTTTTGGCCATCACGATTCTTGCCGGGGCCGCCGTTGCCCTTGCCGGCAATATGGCTTTTCTTGGTTTGATGGTGCCTCATGTCGTCCGCGCAATTGTCGGCACCGATTACCGGAGGATTTTGCCTATGTCTGCAATTGCCGGCGCCATTTTCATGCTGTTTGCCGATTTGCTTGGCAGGACGGTTAATGCTCCTTTTGAGACTCCTGTTGCAGCAATCGTTGCCGCACTTGGCTTGCCATTCTTTCTATTGATTGTCCGTAAAGGAGGGAGAACCTTCGCATGATCTTAGAATCTTTACTTAGAAAACAAAAAATCCTTTTTGTCTCCCTTCTCGTTTTAATTGCTGCTACTGGAGTCGCAAGCCTTGGGTTAGGTTCCTCTTCCCTTTCTTATGACCGGCTGATTCCCGCCTTCCTTGGACAAGGATCGTTCAAAGAAGATTTCGTGTTGTTTTCCATACGTCTTCCGCGTATCCTCATTACTTTATTGGCTGGTATGGCGCTTGCTTTATCAGGGGCGATTTTACAAGGAGTCACCCGCAACGACCTCGCTGACCCTGGCATTATCGGCATCAATTCAGGAGCCGGTGTAGCAATTGCTGTCTTCTTTTTGTTTATGCCGGTCGAAGCCGGTTCGTTTGTTTATTTGCTGCCAGTTGTCGCATTTGCCGGCGCCTTATTGACCGCTCTCTTCATTTATTTGTTTTCTTATAGCCGCCAGACAGGCCTTCAGCCGGTTCGGCTCGTCCTGATCGGCATCGGGTTTTCAATGGCGCTGTCAGGCATCATGATCGTCCTCATTTCTTCAGCTGAACGCGAAAAAGTGGATTTTATCGCTAATTGGCTTGCAGGCAATATTTGGGGGGCCGACTGGCCATTCATTTGGGCAATTCTGCCTTGGCTCGTGCTGCTGGTTCCTTTCACCTTATACAAAGCAAACCGCTTGAATATGCTCACTTTAAGCGAACCCGTCGCTATTGGCCTCGGTGTTTCAATTGAGAAAGAACGAACCATACTGCTAATTACTGCTGTTGCCCTTGCGGCTTCCGCTGTGTCGGTCACAGGCGGCATCGCTTTTATCGGCTTGATGGCGCCGCATATTGCCAAAGCCATGGTTGGCCCGCGCAATCAGCTATTTTTGCCGCTTGCGATCCTGATAGGCGGCTGGCTCTTGTTGCTTGCGGATACCATCGGCCGCAACATACTGGAAGCGAATGGGCTGCCGGCTGGCATCGTAGTTGCTTTAATCGGTGCGCCTTATTTTATGTATTTACTGCTGAAAAAATAAAACACCGGCTTGAGATTTTGAATCTCAAGCCGGTGTTTTTCATTATTTCGGACGCTCCAGAGAAAACACTTCACCAAGCTTTGCGTAATTGGTTCCAGCCAAACGGCTTACCGGTTTCAGCAAATCGTGATTGATACGGCCATTTTCATAGATGGATTCATCGATATGGAAACGGACCACTTTGCCGATTAGAAGGCGAGTGCCGCCAAGTTCGACGACTTGCTCCAAGCAGCATTCAAAACGAACTTTCGCTTCATTTACTCCTGGAACTGCTATAGCTTCGCTTTCCACTAGCGTTAAGTCTGTTAAGTCCAATTCACTTTCATCCCGAGGCAAAGAAGCCGCTGTTCTATTGATTTGTTCAACGTTCGTTTCATCGACGACATGGACAACAAACTCCCCTGCTTCGATAGCGTTTTGCGCTGTGTCCTTTGGTGATCCTGCCCGGCTTTGGACAGAAACCGAAATCATCGGTGGATCGGACGATACGACGTTGAAATAACTGAACGGCGCTGCATTTAAGGTGCCATTTGCTGCCCGGCTCGTTACAAAAGCGATTGGCCGTGGAATAACGCTGCCAATCAGCAATTTATAATTTTCACGTTCTGTTTGCGCATTTGGGTCAAAGGATAACACGGATTAGCCTCCTCGATTGTCGGTCTCCCTGTTTATTGCGGATTTCCAGTTTGGCCTTTTGATAAAAGCCTTATTAATAGTTACTGCTGTATTTTGACTCGTTCACCACTATGGATTGCTTCGTAACAAGCATCGATCACCCGCATATTCTGTACGGTAGAATCCCCTGAGTAAACAGGCTCCAGGTTTTCCAAAATGGCTTTTGAGAAATGTTCCACTTCCATTCGGTAAATGTCTCCGTAAATTTTTTCTTCCCTTTTAAACATTCCTGTTTGTACGATGATGTGGCCTACGCCACCGTTATGATCCGGCCGAAAGGCGAAAGGCACTTTAATGGAACCTTTCGTTCCGACCACTTCATATTCATTGCGGTCCATCATGTCGAAACTGCAGTCCAGAATGGCCTTCGCCCCGTTTTCCAATTTCAAAAAACTATAAGCCGACAAGTCCACTTGAGCTTCAGGATCCATTTCCGCATTTGCTTGAACTTCGACCGGCTCGGTTTGCAAGACATGCCTTAACGCATGAATTGAATAGCAGCCGACGTCGTAAATGCTGCCGCCACCCATTTCTTTTACCATTCGAATATTTCCGGTCCGGTCCGCAAAATAATACGAATGGCTGGACTTGAAGAGCATGACGTCCCCAATTTCTCCGGAAGCGATGATGTCCCGTACACGTTGGTGCTGGGGATGAAACTGATACATGAACGCCTCCATGAATTTCACGTTATTTTCTTGGCAGACTTTCACCATCTCCTGCGCTTCCTCAGCCGTAAGTGAAGCAGGCTTTTCGCATAAAACATGTTTGCCTTTTTGAGCCGCCTTGAAAACCCATTCTTTATGCAAGTGGTTCGGCAGCGGAATGTAAACGGCGTCAATTTCATCATCTTCCAAAAGCTCATCGTATGATTCATAGGCACTTTCGATGCTCAGTTCATTGGCCACTTCATATACTTTGCTGCTCCTGCTTGCGATTGCGGCCACTTCGGCATTGCTTGCGCGAACTATTGCCGGAATTACTTCCGTCCGTGCAATATTCGCCGTCCCTAAAATTCCCCACCTGACTTTATCCACTGCCATTCCCCCTCAAGTTAAAAGTTTCTTAACGGCATTTAATTAATTTTAAGCATATGCTCATATTTTGGCATAGTCAATTTCCGTTATTAAAAAAGCGAAAAACCGGTAAGAACACCGGTTTTTCGCTTTTAACCCTATCGTGCCATTTCTAAAGGAGCAGCAGCCGGTTTGCCGAATAAATAGCCTTGGAACAGTTTATAACCTTGTCGTTTCAGCCATTCGAAATCCGCTTTTTCTTCTACTCCTTCAGCTAATGGAATAGATCCGACTTCTGAAGCCTTCTTCAAAAACTTAAGGGCCACTTCTTGTTTAGCGGCATCAGTCGCCACTCCTTGGACATATTGCATATCCAATTTCATGTAATGCGGGCGCAATTCAGCCAACAGCTCGATTGTGCTGTGCCCCTCTCCAACATCATCCAAGGCGTATTGGAAACCTTTTTCTTTGTAAAAAGCCAAGATTTTTTTCAAATGATCCACATCATCCACTTTTTCCGTCTCAACCACTTCAAAAACCAGCTGCTTCGGATTCACGCCAAGCTGGTTTGCCAGACTTGTTGTGGAACGCAAACAAAATTCCGGTGAATAGATGGATGTCGGAATAAAATTAATGAACGCTTTTTTATCTTTCAATGGAACCGCGTGTTTGACCGCTGTCATGCGGCAAATCCGGTCAAGGGCATATAGCCTTCCGCGGCTTTTAGCAGCTGGAAAAATTTCGTTCGGGTAAATTGTTGAACCGTCCGCATTGTTGAATCGGGAAAGAAGTTCATATGCAAAAATTTCTTCTGTTTCTGTCACAATCGGTTGATAATGGCAAATCAGCCGTTCGTTCGAAATCACGTCATCGATCCATTCCATATCAAAAACATGCTCCATCTCAGAAACTGGCTGCCATTTTTCACGATTGATGCGGAACATCACTTTATCGGTTTCCAGAAAGTGATTGCAAAAATCCAGAAATTCCTTGGCGCCTTTTTCATCCATCTGCAAAACAGACTCTTTCCTGCTGATTGTTATCTCTCTTCGCTCTAAATGATCTATAATTTGTCCCAATGACGATTGATTTGTTTCGCCATCAAACTTAATTTCAAATTTTAAACTGGCAACCGAACAACTATTACATTCCACACTATCTTCCTCCCCTGATTCCTGCTAATTCCAGTTTACTTTATATGACTTATGAACGGCAAGAACAGAGAATATTTTCCTATTATATGTCTCACACCTTTTACATAAAAGAGGCCAGCCAAGCTTCTAAGCTGGCTGGCCAATTCAGTTAGAACCGCACTTCTTTTTTAACATTCTTAAATACATTTATTATAAAAATTACCACTCCAATGATGACTAGCCAAGCTCCGGGTATCGCAAAGGGAAGCCCGGCACTTTCATTTCCATTGGCAAATAAAATCATTCCTATAAGCAAAGCAACAGTGCCGATGTTGTGCAGCCAAAAATGAACTTTGCCCAATATGCTGTCTCCCGCCCGAGGGAAATAGTAGTAAATTAAACCAAACAACGCCATTGTCGCCCATGCAAGCAAATTGACGTGTGCATGGACAGGAGTGTACTGAAACTTGTCAGCCATTCCCATATAGAGCCCTAAGCTAACTCCAATAAGCAAATAGACGCTGGCTACTTTAATGAAGGCGATGCCCATGTTAACCGCTTCTCCTCTCAATTTTCTGCCTACTTATACTTTGGCTAGTTTGTGGCTTGCCGCCGCTCTTAAGCTGTGC includes these proteins:
- a CDS encoding MFS transporter produces the protein MSKRHPKLWTKDFIFVSGVNFFLTLVFYLLIVTIAVYAVDEYNASTSQAGLAAGIAIIGTLSGRLLIGRSVDQIGSKRVLVGGLILFTLTTLLYFLNLNLPFLLLTRFLHGLALGIASTACGTIVAQVIPAARKGEGIGYFSMSNTLSAALGPFIGIYMSQHASFQLIFVLCLVLGLFSLVAAFFVKQPLLAPLPASEETKGFKLSQFVEPKAVPIAIITLAISFCYSSVLSFINFYASEIDLVNAASFFFIVYAAVILVTRPITGRLLDVKGANYVMYPAFLALAAGLLLLSTVNTGVTLLLSAALIGLGFGNMQSCTQAIAVKLTPPHRMGLATSTFFIFLDAGIGFGPYILGLIIPSTGYREMYVILSVFALATAVLYYFLHGKKEQAKIAAA
- a CDS encoding flavin reductase family protein, whose amino-acid sequence is MLSFDPNAQTERENYKLLIGSVIPRPIAFVTSRAANGTLNAAPFSYFNVVSSDPPMISVSVQSRAGSPKDTAQNAIEAGEFVVHVVDETNVEQINRTAASLPRDESELDLTDLTLVESEAIAVPGVNEAKVRFECCLEQVVELGGTRLLIGKVVRFHIDESIYENGRINHDLLKPVSRLAGTNYAKLGEVFSLERPK
- a CDS encoding Gfo/Idh/MocA family protein; its protein translation is MDKVRWGILGTANIARTEVIPAIVRASNAEVAAIASRSSKVYEVANELSIESAYESYDELLEDDEIDAVYIPLPNHLHKEWVFKAAQKGKHVLCEKPASLTAEEAQEMVKVCQENNVKFMEAFMYQFHPQHQRVRDIIASGEIGDVMLFKSSHSYYFADRTGNIRMVKEMGGGSIYDVGCYSIHALRHVLQTEPVEVQANAEMDPEAQVDLSAYSFLKLENGAKAILDCSFDMMDRNEYEVVGTKGSIKVPFAFRPDHNGGVGHIIVQTGMFKREEKIYGDIYRMEVEHFSKAILENLEPVYSGDSTVQNMRVIDACYEAIHSGERVKIQQ
- a CDS encoding FecCD family ABC transporter permease; this encodes MILESLLRKQKILFVSLLVLIAATGVASLGLGSSSLSYDRLIPAFLGQGSFKEDFVLFSIRLPRILITLLAGMALALSGAILQGVTRNDLADPGIIGINSGAGVAIAVFFLFMPVEAGSFVYLLPVVAFAGALLTALFIYLFSYSRQTGLQPVRLVLIGIGFSMALSGIMIVLISSAEREKVDFIANWLAGNIWGADWPFIWAILPWLVLLVPFTLYKANRLNMLTLSEPVAIGLGVSIEKERTILLITAVALAASAVSVTGGIAFIGLMAPHIAKAMVGPRNQLFLPLAILIGGWLLLLADTIGRNILEANGLPAGIVVALIGAPYFMYLLLKK
- a CDS encoding ABC transporter ATP-binding protein translates to MVRLFTKELNVGYGDRLIVKDLSVEIPDKKITTIIGSNGCGKSTLLKAITRIISQQSGAVVLDGGNIAQESTKSLAKKMAILPQTPESANGLTVGELVSYGRFPYQKGFGRLTKKDHEIINWALDVTGTQFFKYHPVDALSGGQRQRVWIAMALAQETDMIFLDEPTTYLDMAHQLEILELLQKLNKEQERTIIMVLHDLNQAARFADHIIAMKDGAIIKAGTCHEVITQPVLKKVFRIDAEIGLDPRTNKPMCITYNLIRGA
- a CDS encoding GGDEF domain-containing protein yields the protein MRFIFFFLIWGVVVTLRAQEEYGSLMACAVNFMSVAIFFHASNKKLLQVYSVPVVLLVIGLPFFQFSEAVLIGHYVNLSLFLFFCWLGSRMLYHSSITSFYNSLLLTETNENLAQIINEKEEINRELKEANVQLKKLATLDELTNLPNRRGMRQYIDKAMQLPASKRTLSFIMLDIDDFKLFNDNYGHFEGDRVLHLVAQQIKSCTADANCHVSRFGGEEFIITVFDQAPEAVFELAECIVSSMGKLKILHEFSTVADYVTVSIGIATGEVENEVQIEALKEQADFALYEAKSRGKNRVEVAKEKTADSTIQY
- a CDS encoding EAL domain-containing protein, whose amino-acid sequence is MECNSCSVASLKFEIKFDGETNQSSLGQIIDHLERREITISRKESVLQMDEKGAKEFLDFCNHFLETDKVMFRINREKWQPVSEMEHVFDMEWIDDVISNERLICHYQPIVTETEEIFAYELLSRFNNADGSTIYPNEIFPAAKSRGRLYALDRICRMTAVKHAVPLKDKKAFINFIPTSIYSPEFCLRSTTSLANQLGVNPKQLVFEVVETEKVDDVDHLKKILAFYKEKGFQYALDDVGEGHSTIELLAELRPHYMKLDMQYVQGVATDAAKQEVALKFLKKASEVGSIPLAEGVEEKADFEWLKRQGYKLFQGYLFGKPAAAPLEMAR
- a CDS encoding iron-hydroxamate ABC transporter substrate-binding protein, whose product is MKKYILPLLLFVVLLLAACSNGSTATEAEAKDKDAKSDTITYQSENGPVEVPADPQRVVVLSSYTGDVLSLDVPLAGVDSWAKNNPRFKEELANVAEVNDADLEKILELEPDLIIGGSTINNIDKLNEIAPTVTFTYGKLDYLSQHLEIGKLLNKEKEAQTWIEDFQKRAQEAGEQIRAEIGEDTTVSVIENFEKQIYVFGDNWGRGTEILYQEMKLKMPEKVEEMALKDGYYALSQEVLPDYMGDYVIFSKDSEQDNSFQETDLYKNTEAAKNSHVFEANAKEFYFNDPISLEYQLEFFIEKFTSK
- a CDS encoding cytochrome-c oxidase encodes the protein MRGEAVNMGIAFIKVASVYLLIGVSLGLYMGMADKFQYTPVHAHVNLLAWATMALFGLIYYYFPRAGDSILGKVHFWLHNIGTVALLIGMILFANGNESAGLPFAIPGAWLVIIGVVIFIINVFKNVKKEVRF
- a CDS encoding FecCD family ABC transporter permease, producing the protein MFSKTPISIKFGLSVLLFILMFVMSITFGAADIGLKDVWLSLFSASSNDSIAVIREIRLPREVAAIFVGAALAVSGAMMQGLTRNPLADPGLLGLTAGANAGLALTLAFIPSANYFGIMIACFLGAALGAAMVFGLGAAKRGGFSPLRIVLAGAAVSAFLTAVAEGTGIYFKLSKNVSMWTAGGLIGTSWGQLKIVVPFIVFGLVIAVVLSRQLTILSLSEEAAIGLGQKTAQVKALLFLAITILAGAAVALAGNMAFLGLMVPHVVRAIVGTDYRRILPMSAIAGAIFMLFADLLGRTVNAPFETPVAAIVAALGLPFFLLIVRKGGRTFA
- a CDS encoding NAD(P)/FAD-dependent oxidoreductase, whose translation is MARTEVFDVTVIGGGPAGLYSAFYSGLREMKTKLIEYQPQLGGKIHVYPEKMIWDVGGQTPIQGSKLIDQLVEQGLTFNPEVVLNEKVETISRNEEGLFELAGSSGQVHLSKTVIVAVGGGILNPQKLEIEGAERFEVANLNYTVKSLERFIGKTVLISGGGNSAIDWANELEPIAKQVYITYRKSELAGHEAQVKQLMNSSVSCFLNSTITRLIASGDRDAIEFVELTHQESREVMHIPIDEVIINHGYERDISLLEESPLAVEISDGYYIAGNANSESSVPGLYAAGDILQHPGKLNLIAGTFQDAANAVNKAKQYIQPDAFGVAMVSSHNEIFKKRNQELVKQLIR